A genomic window from Synechococcus sp. CBW1107 includes:
- a CDS encoding DMT family transporter, translating into MVASALAFSLMGVCVKALGGRLPVAEVVLARAVVSVLISWWMLRRAGLHPWGQRRRLLVGRGILGTAGLYCVYLALIGLPLAVATVLQYLHPTFTALLAWPLLAEKPGWRVWGAVLLGFLGVVVLAAPGGVGAAAGAGLPALPLLFALAGALLSALAYVSVRALRSSEHPLVVVFYFPLMALPLSLPLVLLWPVAPTVAEFGWLLGVGVFTQLGQIALTYGLMGMAAARATAISYVQVPFSALWGVWWFGEAVPARAGLSALLVLLATLLSLRARPAPAASDP; encoded by the coding sequence ATGGTCGCCAGCGCCCTGGCCTTCAGCCTGATGGGGGTGTGCGTCAAGGCCCTGGGGGGGCGCCTGCCGGTGGCGGAGGTGGTGCTGGCGCGGGCGGTGGTGAGCGTGCTGATCAGCTGGTGGATGCTGCGGCGGGCCGGTCTCCACCCCTGGGGTCAGCGGCGGCGGTTGCTGGTGGGGCGGGGCATCCTCGGCACCGCCGGGCTCTACTGCGTCTATCTGGCCCTGATCGGTCTGCCGCTGGCGGTGGCCACGGTGCTGCAGTACCTCCACCCCACCTTCACGGCCCTGCTGGCCTGGCCGCTGCTGGCCGAGAAGCCGGGCTGGCGGGTCTGGGGAGCCGTGCTCCTGGGCTTTCTGGGGGTGGTGGTGCTGGCCGCCCCGGGCGGGGTCGGTGCGGCGGCTGGCGCCGGTCTGCCGGCCCTGCCGCTGCTGTTCGCCCTGGCCGGTGCCCTGCTCTCGGCCCTCGCCTACGTGAGCGTGCGCGCCCTGCGCAGCAGCGAGCATCCCCTGGTGGTGGTCTTCTATTTCCCGCTGATGGCCCTGCCGCTCAGCCTGCCCCTGGTGCTGCTGTGGCCGGTGGCCCCCACGGTCGCCGAGTTCGGCTGGCTGCTGGGGGTGGGGGTCTTCACCCAGCTGGGGCAGATCGCCCTCACCTACGGATTGATGGGCATGGCGGCCGCCCGGGCCACGGCCATCAGCTACGTGCAGGTGCCGTTCTCGGCGCTGTGGGGCGTGTGGTGGTTCGGCGAGGCCGTGCCGGCCCGAGCTGGGCTCTCGGCGCTGCTGGTGCTGCTGGCCACCCTGTTGAGCCTGCGGGCCAGGCCAGCCCCGGCGGCCTCAGACCCCTGA
- a CDS encoding GlsB/YeaQ/YmgE family stress response membrane protein, with protein MNVLWFLLVGVIAGWLAGVLVKRSGFGLIGDLVAGIIGALIGGLFFGGLGGAFGGGVLGSIVVATLGAVILLVILRLLKRA; from the coding sequence ATGAACGTTCTCTGGTTTCTGCTGGTCGGCGTGATCGCCGGCTGGCTGGCGGGTGTCCTGGTCAAAAGAAGTGGCTTCGGCCTGATCGGTGATCTGGTCGCCGGCATCATCGGAGCCCTGATCGGTGGCCTGTTCTTCGGCGGTCTGGGTGGAGCCTTCGGAGGTGGCGTGCTGGGCAGCATCGTGGTGGCCACCCTTGGCGCCGTGATCCTTCTAGTGATCCTGCGCCTGCTCAAGCGCGCCTGA
- a CDS encoding glutamate decarboxylase — protein sequence MADKSDLHSERHSDQPSDRHKGRSTQRHSSNDDIYASGDLAAGMPKRTFPTKENDPRSVYAAIHDELMLDGNSRQNLATFCQTWLEPEVHRLMNECIDKNMEDKDEYPQTAEIEARCARMLADLWNAPSIDGAIGCTTVGSSEAAMLGGMAMKRRWEASRRQQGKPVGKPNLVTGPVQICWHKFTRYWDIEHREIPMDPGRLLMTPEQVLERCDENTIGVVPTLGVTFTGQYEPVQEVAAALDAFERDTGLDIPIHVDGASGGFLAPFCHPDLLWDFRLPRVKSINASGHKFGLAPLGAGWVLWRDEKDLPEEMVFWVNYLGGNMRDITLNFSKPGGQVVCQYYNFIRLGKEGYRKVHNACYATAQHLAAELVTLGPFEIIYGGDPHTGIPCVCWRIRDGDDPGFNLFDLADRLRVRGWQVPAYTLPAHCGDQAVQRILVRHGVSRDLADLLLEDIRGAIDHLRLHPVSTSLTSQEATGFHH from the coding sequence ATGGCCGACAAGTCAGATCTTCATTCTGAACGCCATTCAGATCAGCCTTCAGATCGCCACAAAGGCCGTTCCACACAGCGCCATTCCAGTAACGATGACATCTACGCCTCCGGTGATCTCGCGGCCGGCATGCCGAAGCGCACGTTTCCGACCAAGGAGAACGATCCCAGGTCTGTCTATGCCGCCATTCACGATGAGTTGATGCTCGATGGCAACTCACGCCAGAACCTGGCCACCTTCTGCCAGACGTGGCTGGAGCCGGAAGTTCATCGCTTGATGAATGAGTGCATCGACAAGAACATGGAGGACAAGGACGAATATCCACAGACTGCCGAAATCGAAGCCCGCTGCGCCCGCATGCTGGCCGATCTCTGGAATGCCCCGTCGATCGATGGCGCCATCGGCTGCACCACCGTGGGATCGAGCGAAGCGGCCATGCTCGGCGGCATGGCGATGAAACGCCGCTGGGAAGCCAGCCGGCGTCAGCAGGGGAAACCGGTCGGGAAGCCGAATCTCGTCACCGGGCCCGTGCAGATCTGCTGGCACAAATTCACCCGCTACTGGGACATCGAGCACCGGGAGATCCCAATGGACCCCGGCCGCTTGCTGATGACACCCGAGCAGGTGCTGGAGCGGTGCGATGAGAACACCATCGGGGTGGTGCCCACCCTGGGGGTGACGTTCACGGGCCAGTACGAACCCGTGCAGGAGGTGGCCGCCGCCCTCGATGCCTTCGAGCGGGACACCGGCCTCGACATCCCCATCCATGTGGATGGCGCCAGCGGTGGTTTTCTCGCCCCCTTCTGCCACCCCGATCTGCTCTGGGATTTCCGTCTGCCCAGGGTGAAATCGATCAATGCCTCAGGCCACAAGTTCGGTCTGGCGCCGCTGGGGGCCGGCTGGGTGCTGTGGCGGGACGAGAAGGATCTTCCCGAGGAGATGGTGTTCTGGGTGAATTATCTCGGCGGGAACATGCGTGACATCACCCTGAACTTCTCCAAGCCCGGCGGCCAGGTGGTCTGCCAATACTACAACTTCATCCGACTGGGCAAGGAAGGCTACCGAAAGGTGCACAACGCCTGCTATGCCACCGCCCAGCATCTGGCGGCGGAACTCGTGACACTCGGCCCGTTCGAGATCATCTACGGCGGTGATCCGCACACGGGCATCCCGTGCGTCTGCTGGCGGATCAGGGACGGGGACGATCCCGGCTTCAACCTCTTCGACCTGGCGGACCGGCTGCGGGTGCGGGGCTGGCAGGTGCCGGCCTACACCCTGCCGGCCCACTGCGGCGATCAGGCCGTGCAGCGGATCCTGGTGCGGCATGGCGTCAGCCGTGACCTCGCCGACCTGCTGCTGGAGGACATCAGGGGTGCCATCGACCATCTCCGGCTCCATCCCGTGAGCACCTCGCTGACCAGCCAGGAAGCGACGGGATTCCATCACTGA
- the dnaG gene encoding DNA primase, whose product MSQSQPHARLHPRTIEAVKERADIVDVVGEHVVLKKKGREFVGICPFHDDKSPSMTVSPAKQFYYCFSCGAGGNAIKFLMELQRTSFSEVVLDLARKYQLPVETVDGPQQERLRRQLSRREALLRALSLASGWFRSQLRSPEGAGALTYLTGERGLSEGTIDAFDLGYAPESWDALLRHLGQVENLPPELLEAAGLVVPRKGGDGFYDRFRHRVMVPIRDRQGRVIGFGGRSLDGGEPKYLNSPETEVFEKGKHLFGLDRASNAIRKDDQAVVVEGYFDVIALHAAGITNAVASLGTALSSQQITQLCRCCDSRRLVLNFDTDGAGVRAAQRAIGAVEQQALQGQLELRVLHLPAGKDPDEFLRQHGAGEYRALLERAPLWLDWQIEQVLEDKDLARSDQFQQAVASLVALLGKLPQSAVRSHYLQQVAERLSGGQARLAQKLEEDLRQQVKGERWHGRASRWEQPGEIGLRERAEAELLRLYLHAGRHRGAIRRELRQRELEDFAIAHHRLLWASISELEEDNLGVGRLEAINRGSDPGDDLADLDLPRLLSDRLLVEESELLNRLTPLLEPNELQRMALAEPLLQLRGTTAVLERQRSLKRCRHLLDAWGSQRLETLERCIARLLEESEAEASAAAALSMESRIDSMFSELNGDALRFQELYYNERRHIHHLDQQRCADPLAAARLAS is encoded by the coding sequence TTGAGCCAGTCCCAGCCCCACGCCCGCCTCCACCCCCGCACGATCGAAGCGGTGAAGGAGCGCGCGGACATCGTCGATGTGGTGGGCGAGCACGTGGTGCTCAAGAAGAAGGGGCGGGAGTTCGTGGGGATCTGCCCCTTCCACGACGACAAATCGCCGTCGATGACGGTGTCGCCCGCCAAGCAGTTCTACTACTGCTTCTCCTGCGGGGCCGGCGGCAACGCCATCAAGTTCCTGATGGAGCTGCAGCGCACCAGCTTCAGCGAGGTGGTGCTGGATCTGGCGCGCAAGTACCAGCTGCCGGTGGAAACGGTGGATGGGCCGCAGCAGGAGCGGCTGCGCAGGCAGCTCTCCCGCCGTGAGGCCCTGCTGCGCGCCCTGAGCCTGGCCTCGGGCTGGTTCCGCAGTCAGCTGCGCAGCCCCGAAGGCGCCGGCGCCCTGACCTACCTCACCGGGGAGCGGGGTCTGAGCGAGGGCACGATCGACGCCTTCGACCTGGGCTACGCCCCCGAGAGCTGGGATGCGCTGCTCAGGCACCTCGGCCAGGTGGAGAACCTGCCGCCGGAGCTGCTGGAGGCGGCCGGGCTGGTGGTGCCGCGCAAGGGCGGCGACGGGTTCTACGACCGCTTCCGCCACCGGGTGATGGTGCCGATCCGCGACCGCCAGGGTCGGGTGATCGGCTTCGGCGGCCGCAGCCTTGATGGCGGTGAGCCGAAATACCTCAACTCCCCGGAAACGGAGGTGTTCGAGAAGGGCAAGCACCTGTTCGGCCTGGATCGTGCCAGCAACGCCATCCGCAAGGACGACCAGGCGGTGGTGGTGGAGGGTTACTTCGATGTGATCGCCCTCCACGCCGCCGGCATCACCAATGCGGTGGCGTCGCTGGGCACGGCGCTCAGCAGCCAGCAGATCACCCAGCTTTGCCGCTGCTGCGACAGCCGCCGCCTGGTGCTCAATTTCGACACCGATGGCGCCGGTGTGCGCGCCGCCCAGCGGGCGATCGGGGCGGTGGAGCAGCAGGCGCTGCAGGGGCAGCTGGAGCTGCGGGTGCTGCACCTGCCCGCCGGCAAGGACCCTGATGAATTCCTCAGGCAGCATGGCGCCGGCGAGTACCGCGCCCTGCTGGAGCGGGCACCCCTCTGGCTCGACTGGCAGATCGAGCAGGTTCTGGAGGACAAGGATCTGGCCCGCTCCGATCAGTTCCAGCAGGCGGTGGCTTCCCTGGTTGCCCTGCTGGGCAAGCTGCCCCAGAGCGCCGTGCGCAGCCATTACCTGCAGCAGGTGGCCGAGCGGCTCAGCGGCGGCCAGGCCCGGCTGGCCCAGAAGCTGGAAGAGGACCTGCGCCAGCAGGTGAAGGGTGAGCGCTGGCATGGCCGGGCCAGCCGCTGGGAGCAACCCGGGGAGATCGGCCTGCGCGAGCGCGCCGAAGCGGAGCTGCTGCGCCTCTACCTGCATGCGGGCCGTCACCGCGGCGCGATCCGCCGAGAGCTGCGCCAGCGGGAGCTGGAGGATTTCGCCATCGCCCACCACCGTCTGCTCTGGGCCAGCATCAGCGAACTGGAGGAAGACAACCTCGGCGTGGGCCGGCTGGAGGCGATCAACCGGGGCAGTGATCCGGGCGACGATCTGGCCGATCTGGATCTGCCGCGTCTCCTGAGCGACCGGCTGCTGGTGGAGGAAAGCGAGCTGCTGAATCGGCTCACCCCCCTGCTGGAGCCGAACGAACTGCAGCGCATGGCCCTGGCCGAACCCCTGCTGCAGCTGCGCGGCACCACGGCGGTGCTGGAGCGCCAGCGCAGCCTCAAGCGCTGCCGCCACCTGCTCGATGCCTGGGGATCCCAGCGGCTGGAAACGCTGGAGCGCTGCATCGCCCGCCTGCTGGAGGAGAGCGAGGCGGAAGCCAGCGCCGCCGCCGCCCTGAGCATGGAAAGCCGGATCGATTCGATGTTCAGCGAACTGAACGGCGATGCCCTGCGCTTCCAGGAGCTGTACTACAACGAACGTCGGCACATCCATCACCTCGACCAGCAGCGCTGCGCTGATCCCCTGGCGGCGGCACGGCTGGCCAGCTGA
- a CDS encoding PliI family lysozyme inhibitor of I-type lysozyme, which yields MALHHDRIGRLGSWALGSALLLAGASALAAPFRSNLSLQGVSFAVTASGEGSTQQLTVKARRGDKAFPSIQETVEGRVVGAEVEDLNSDGLPDLFVYVQSAGSGSYGSVKAWTTTRAGGLLPIHLQDMSSNDARGYMGHDQFAVVETSLVRRFPVYRSGDSNARPTGGTRQVTYKLVPGEAMWQLKPVRSTQF from the coding sequence ATGGCACTTCACCACGATCGGATCGGGCGTCTCGGGTCATGGGCCCTCGGATCGGCTCTGCTTCTGGCCGGAGCTTCGGCGCTCGCGGCTCCGTTCCGCAGCAACCTCAGCCTCCAGGGAGTCAGCTTCGCGGTGACAGCCAGCGGTGAGGGCTCGACCCAGCAGCTCACGGTGAAGGCCCGCCGCGGCGACAAGGCCTTCCCGTCCATCCAGGAGACCGTCGAGGGCCGTGTGGTCGGTGCCGAAGTGGAGGACCTCAACAGCGACGGGCTGCCTGATCTGTTCGTCTATGTGCAGAGCGCCGGCAGCGGCAGTTACGGCTCCGTGAAGGCCTGGACCACCACCAGGGCCGGGGGCCTGCTGCCGATCCATCTGCAGGACATGAGCTCCAACGATGCCAGGGGTTACATGGGCCACGACCAGTTCGCCGTGGTGGAGACCAGCCTGGTGCGGCGCTTCCCCGTCTACAGGAGCGGCGACAGCAATGCCAGGCCCACCGGTGGCACCCGCCAGGTGACGTACAAGCTGGTGCCCGGCGAGGCGATGTGGCAACTCAAGCCGGTGCGTTCCACCCAGTTCTGA